Within Streptomyces albofaciens JCM 4342, the genomic segment TGCGCGTCCTCGACGGACTGCGGCTGCTGGCCGCCCTGATGGTCCTGGCTTATCACTACATCACCCTGCGCGACGGCTGGGGCGGGGACCCGACGGCATTCTCCCCGGTCGTCTACCACCTGTCGGAGTACGGCTGGCTGGGCGTCGAAGTCTTCTTCCTGATCAGCGGGTTCGTCATCTGCATGAGCGCCTGGGGGCGTTCCCTGGGCGATTTCGTGACCTCCCGCGTCTCCCGTCTCTACCCGGCCTATTGGGTCGCCGTACTGCTGACCGCGGCGGTCCTGACCGTGTGGCCGAACGTCCGCAGCGCGGACAACTGGGAAACGGTGCTGACGAATCTCACCATGCTCCAGCAGGGGCTCGGCGTCCCCGACGTGGACGACGCCTACTGGACGCTGTTCATCGAGCTGAAGTTCTACCTGCTGTTCGCGATCGTGGTGTTCCGCGGGGTCACCTACCGCAGGTGTGTGCTGTTCTGCGGCCTGTGGACGGTGGCCGGCGTGGTCGCGCTGAAGTCCAACAGCGACCTGCTGTCGGTGTGGGCCATAGCGCCGTACTCCCCGTACTTCATCGCGGGCATCGCCTTCTATCTCATGCACCGCTTCCGGCCCACCGTCCTGCTGTGGGCGATCGTCGCGATTTCCTTCCTGCTGGCCCAGCACTATCTGCGCGGGCGGCTGGTGATGAATCTCGGCGCGAAGGCGGACCTGGCCCAGGGATGGCCGGTGCGCCTGGCCGTGCTGCTGGCCTTCGCGCTGATGGCCGCCATCGCGCTGGGGTGGTTCGACAAACTCCAGTGGCGCTGGCTGTCCACCGCCGGATCGCTCACGTATCCGCTCTATCTGCTCCACATGTACGTCGGTTTCACCCTCATCGACCTGCTGCGCAGCCGGGTGCCCGCGGCCGTGCTGCTGCCGGGGATCGTCGTATTCATGCTGGCCCTTTCCTGGGTGGTGCACCGATACGTGGAACGGCCGTTGGGCAGGAAAATCCGGGTTGCCATGCAGAAGAGCGTGGAGGAAATGCGCTTCCACTCGCGGGGGAAAATGTCCGGCACGCTGCCGGCGAAACAACGGGAAATCGTCCGGGAGGAGCGGAAACCGGATCCGGAATTGCTGCACTGAGGACCGCGACGGCCGACGGGGTCCGTGGGAAACTCTGGCCCCGTCCGCCCCATGCGCCGTTTCGCCGCCCCTGATCGCTCGTTGACGTGGGTGCCGTCCGCACCGGAAGAAGAATGCCGGACGCGGCCGGTATTCCACGGGCGACGGAGGGAAGACGTCAGGAATGAGCGGTGAGATGTGGGCGATCGTGGTGATCGTCGCGGTGCTGCTGGCGGTGATGGTGGGCGCGGCGATCGTGCTCCTGGTCAAGGTGGTCCGCGCCCGTGCCGTCCTGCGCGAGGCGGGCGTACCACTGGAGAACAAGATCGCGTACTGGGGAGCGCTGCTCTATGTGCTCTCCCCGGTCGATCTGCTGCCCGACCCGGTCCTCCTCGACGACATCGGGGTGCTTCTGCTGGCCCTGCGCTCGCTGCACGCGGCGGCCGAGGCCTCGGGCGTGGGCAGAGGGAAGCGGTCGCCCTCGTCGCGGGAGGTCGAGGCGGGAGCCTGACGGTTCCGCGTGCGGCCCCGGCCGGTGTACGGCGTCGGGTCCGCGTGCGGCTGCCGCATGCCCGCCCGGCGGTCTCGCCCGCGGCCACACGGGCCGGCACGCCAACCGCCCTGCCTCTGTACGGCTATTTCCGCCGCCTCGTCGCCCGCGCTACCGACTCCCGCTCGATGAACTCCGTGGGCAGCGTGATGTGTTCCGGCGGGTGGGTGCCGCCCTGGACACGGGCGATCAGGGACCGTACGGCCGTGGCGCCCAGTTCCTGGACCGGCTGGGCGACGACGGTGACCCGGGGGCGTACGGCGCGCGCCCAGTCGGTGTCGTCGAAGGTGACCACGGACAGGTCCTCCGGGACGCGCAGCCCCAGCTCGCGTGCCGCGGACAGGACGCCCAGCGCGATCAGGCTGTCGGTGGCGAACACGGCGGTCGGCGGCTCGGGGGAGTCCAGCAGGTCGCGGGCGAGCACGGCCGGGTCCTGGCCGTGGAAGGCGCCGGTGCGCAGGTACGCACCCGTGTCCTCGACGCCCGCCTCGCGCAGCGCGGCGCGGTAGCCCTCGATGCGGGCCAGGCCGGTGGACCCGGGGTCCACCGGGTCGTCGGTGGCGGCGTTGCCGACCAGGCTGACCAGGGCGATGCGCCGGTGCCCCATGGCGAGCAGGCGCCGTACCGCGTCCTGGGCCGCGCCGTGGTTGTCGACGGTGACGGAGTCCAGGTCGAGGCGGGGCACGCGGCGGTCGAGGAGGACGACCGGGCAGCCGCCGTCGTGCGCGGCGGTGAGGTGGGCGGTGTCCGTGGTGGAGGCGGGGGCGACGATCAGGCCGTCCACGTGCTTGTCGCGCAGCGTCTTGACGGCGGCCCGCTCGGCGGCCGGGTCCTCGTCGGTGTTGGCCAGCAGGATCTGGTAGCCGGCGGCGCGGGCGGCGTCGGTGATGCCGCGGGTGACCCCCGCGAAGAACGGGTTCTGGATGTCGGCGATCACCGCGCCCAGCGTGTGCGTACGGCCGGTGATCATGGACCGGGCGAGCTGGTTGGGGCGGTAGCCCAGTTTCTCGGCGGCGGCCCGTACGCGTTCGCGGGCCTCGGGGCTGACGGAGCCGTAGTCGGCGAGGGCCCGCGAGGCGGTGGAGCGGGAGACGCCCGCCTCACGGGCGACGTCGGGGATGGTGGCGGGCCGGTGCGGGCCGCTGCGTCGGTTCGTCGTCATGGCGTCGCCAGGCTATCGGCTGCGCAGGGGTATTGACGCTCCGCCGACTGCGGTGGGAAGGTTCCCAGCATTCCCGGTGGGAACGTTCCCAATTCTACGTCGAGGGGCGTTCCCGGCCTGTATTGGGAACGTTCCCAACCTGCTCGGAGAGGATCCGCGTGACCACCGCAACCCTGCCCCTCAAGCCCATCACCGAGGACTTCAAGGAGGCCGTGGCCTTCGCCCTGAGCCAGCACGAGACGGCCCGCGCCTTCGTGGCCGAGGCCGTCGAAGGCGGCCTGCGCAATGTCTTCCTGGTCGGCTGCGGAGGCTCGCTCACCGCCTCCTACCCGGTGCACTTCCTGCTGGAGACCCGCGCCGGCTTCCCGGTCTTCCACATGAACAGCGACGAGTTCAACCTGCGCAAGCCCGCGCTGCTCGGCGAGGGCTCCCTCGTCCTCGTCTCCTCGCACACCGGCACCACCAAGGAGACCGTCGCCGCCGCCCACTACGCCAAGTCCACCGGCGCCAAGGTCGCCGCGCTGACCCGCGACGACGACAGCCCGCTGGCGCAGGCCGCCGACATCGCGTTCACCTACCGCAGCGAGGACACCGTCGTCGCCCCCAAGGGCGTGCTCTTCGGGCAGCTCGCGTACGCGCTGCTGGAGAAGACGGGGGTGGAAGGCGACTACGCGGCCATCCGCAAGGCCTACGAAGCGCTGCCCGACGCCCTCCACACCGCCCAGGAGGAGGGTGAGGCGCTCGCCCACTCCATCGCCACCGCACTGGCCGACGAGCCGGTGACGTACGTCCTGTCCGCGGGCCCCAACTACGGCGCGGGCTACGGCTTCACCATGTGCTACCTGATGGAGATGCAGTGGAAGCACGGCGGCAGCTACCACGCCGGCGAGTTCTTCCACGGCGCCTTCGAGGTCGTCACCGAGGACCAGCCCGTGATCCTCTTCCTCGGCGAGGACGCCACCCGGCCGATGGCCGAGCGCACCAAGCGGTTCCTCGACAAGTACACCCGCAAGGCCCACTACGTCGACTCCCGGATCTTCTCGCTGCCCGGGGTGCCCGAGGAGGTGCGTGGGGACATCACGCCCATCGCGCTGGACGTCTTCGGCACCCGGCTGGCCCGCCACTACGAGTCCGTGCGCGGCCACGACCTGGACAAGCGCCGCTACATGTTCCAGGTCGAGTACTGAGTCCGCTCCGTACCCGCCCGGCCCGGCGCGCTCCGGCACGCCGGGCCGGCCCCCACCGGAGCCAACTGGAGGAAAGAGCGGTATGCGCATCTGCGGACTCGGCGACAACGTCGTCGATCGCTATCCCCGGCGCGGACTGATGTACCCGGGCGGCAACGCCCTCAACGTCGCCGTGCACGCGGCGCGTTGCGGCGCCGAGGCCGCCTACCTCGGCGTCACCGGCAGCGACGCGGCGGGCCGGCACGTACGGGCGGCCCTGGCGGCCGAGGGCGTATCGACGGAACGGGCCCGTATCGCCGCAGGACCCAACGCGTACGCCACCGTCCACCTCGACGACGACGGCAACCGGACCTTCGGCGACTGCGACGAGACGATCTCCCTCTTCACCCCGGACGACGCCGACCTGCGCTGGCTGCGCGGCTTCGACCTGGTGCACACCGGCGACTGCAGCGGCATGGAGGAGCACCTGCCGCGGCTGGCCGCCGCCTGCCCGGTGAGCTTCGACTTCTCGGACCGGCCCTGGAGTTACGCCGAACCGCTGCTGCCCTTCGTCCGCAGCGCGGTCCTCTCCCGGCCCGACGCGGACGCGGACGAGGCCGCCGACCTGCTGGCCCGCGCGCACCGCCGCGGCGCGAAGCTGGCCGTCGTGACGCGCGGTGCCCGGGGCGCGCTGCTGTCGTACGAGGGCACCACCCACCTCCAGGGCGTCGTGCCCGTACAGGCCACCGACACCCTCGGCGCCGGCGACTCCTTCATCGCCGCCCTGCACGTCGCCCTGCACCGGGGCCGCCCGCTCGCCGACGCGGCCGGGTACGCCGCCACGTACGCGGCGGCCGTCTGCACCCTGCCCGGCGCCTTCGGGCGCCCCCTCGCCCTGGACGGCGCGCACCCCCGCGCCCCGTCCCGCCGTCCCTGACCAGCCTCCTCCCCGCCCGGAGTTCCCCGCCAGGAGAGCCGATGCGCCGCACTCCCGCCGCCGTCGCCGGGACCCTGCTCGTCGCCCTGCTGACCCTGCTGGTCAGCGGCTGCGGGCAGGCCCCCGTCCGCGTCACCCCGAACGACTTCGCCCTCGACGGGCCCCCGCGCGGGCATCTCACCATCCTGGAGAAGTGGGCCGACCCCGAATACGCCCCGTATTTCCGGAGCGCGGTCCGTGCGTACGAGCGCCGGAACCCGGGGGTCACCATCGACCTCCAGGCCGTCGGCGACCAGCCGTACAAGGACCGCATCGCGGTGCTCGCCGCCTCCCGTGAGATGCCGGACATCTACTTCGCCTGGCCCGGCCGGTACGCGCGCAAGTTCGCCGACGGCAAGCTGGCCGCCGACCTGTCGGAGCCGCTCAAGGACACCGCGTGGGGCCGCACGTTCGAGCCGGGCGCGCTGAACGCCTTCACCTTCGACGGGCGCCCGTACGGGGTGCCGCTCGACATGGACGCCAAGGTCTTCGCGTACAACAAGGAGATCTTCGCCGCGGCAGGGGTCGAGCGGAAGCCGCGGACCTTTCCCGAACTGCTCGCCGCCTGCGACCGCATCGCCGCGGCGGGCCACACTCCGCTCGCCTTCGGCAACCAGTACGGCTGGCCCGCCGGGCACCTGCTCACCCAGTTCAACGCCATGGAGGTGCCGCCCGCCGTCCTGGCCAGGGACTACGACGGTGACGGAGGCGAGGGCGCCTTCACCCACCCCGGCTACCAACGGGCCTTCGAGGACCTCGCGCAGCTCAAGAAGCACTGCATGGGCCCGTCCGGTACGAGCATGAGCCACGAGTCCGCGCAGAACCGCCTGCTGTACGGCAAGGCCGCGATGCAGTACCTGGAGACGCTGGAATTCTCCTACCTCAGCACCAAGGGCGGCGCCCCCGAGAAGTTCGCGAAGAACTGGGACTTCTTCACCATGCCCGCCATCCCGGGCGCCGCGGGCTCCGCGCGCGCCGTCGCCGGGGGAGCGGACGGACTGCTGGTCGCCAACTCCTCGCCCAACAAGGCGCTCGCCGTCGACTTCCTCAAGTTCCTGACCGGCCCCGAACAGGCCCGCAAGGTGGTGCGCGACCTGGGCTGGCTGAGCGCGGTCAAGGGTGCGGCGGACGCCGCGCGCCTGAAGGGGCTGCCCGAGGCGCAGCGCACCCTCGCGAGCAAGGACATGGCGCTGTGGCTCGACACCCGCGCCGACGACAAGATCGTCAATCCGTACCTCTCGGCGGCCGAAGCGGTCCTCGGCGGCCGGACCACCGCCGCGCAGGCGGTGCGCCAGGTACGCGAGGGCGCCCGGCAGGCCCACCGCTTCCGCGTCCGCGACTGATTCCCGCGGCTGATCCCCATGACCGGTTTCCGTGACCGGTCCCCGTACGCCCCGACGCCCCGAAGGAGGTGCCGCCGTCATGCAGCGACGCCGTTTCCGCCACGCCCTGTACGCCGCTCCCGCCCTCGCCCTGATCGCCCTGTTCGTCTACTACCCGATCGTGGAGAACATCCGGCTCAGCCTGTTCAAGTTCAGCGTCTTCCAGCCCGGCATGCGCTACGTCGGCCTGGAGAACTACCGGCAAGCCCTCCAGGACCCCGTCTTCTGGAAGGCCCTCGCCAACAACCTGTGCTACGCCGTCACGTCGGTGGTCTTCCAGGTCGGCGCGGCACTCGTGCTGGCCGCCATCCTGGAGGCGGTCATCGGCCAGCGGCTGCGCGGGCTGCTGCGTACGGTCTACTTCATCCCCGCGGCCGTCTCCATGACGGTGGCCGGCCTGCTCTTCCAGTTCCTCTACCAGCCCGACGCCGGGCTCATCAACAGCGCGCTGGACACGCTCGGCCTCGGCCGGTTCGCGCACGACTGGCTGGGCGACCCGGACACCTCCGTCTGGGGCGTCATCAACATGAGCCAGTGGCAGTCCTTCGGCTACACCACGATGCTGCTGACGGTCGCCGTCCAGCGCATCCCGCGCGAGCTGTACGAGGCGGCGACGGTGGACGGCGCGGGCCGCATCCGCACCTTCTTCGCCGTCACCGTCCCGATGGTCCGCGAGATGACCACCCTCCTCGTCATCCTCACCGTCTCCGGCGCCTTCCTCGTCTTCAACGAGGTGATGGTGATGACCGGCGGCGGGCCCTCCAACTCCAGCCAGACGCTCGGCACGTGGCTGTACGCGAGCGCCTTCACCGGGGACGACATGGGGTACGCCGCGGCCATCGGCACCGTCATGTTCGCCATCACCTTCGTGGCCGGTGCCGTCCAGCTCCTCCACTCGCGCCGGAAGGCGGTAGCGGCATGACCCTGACCCTGCACAAGCCCGCCCCGGCGGACACTCCACCGGCCGCTCCCGCCGCCCGCCGCGGACCCGCCCGCTCCGGCTCGGTGGTCCTGCGCATCCTGACCTACTGCGGCCTCGCCGCGCTCGCCGTCGCCGTCGTCTACCCGCTGTGCTGGATGGCCCTGTCCGGCCTGAAGACGAACGGGGAGATCTTCTCCGACCCGTGGGGGCTGCCCGCGCACCCCGACTGGGGAACGTACGCCGACGCGTGGCACCAAGGCGTGCTCGGCTACCTGCTCAACAGCGCGCTCGTCACCGCCGCCAGCGTCCTCGCCGTCGTCCTGATCAGCGCCTGGGCCGCGTACGGACTGACCCGGCTGGCCATCCCCTTCTCCCAGCCCGCGCTGCTGCTCGTCCTCGGCGCCATGATGCTCTCGCCGACCGTGGCGCTGGTCCCGCTGACGCAGCTCCTCCAGGCGCTGCACATCTACGACACGTACTGGGCGCTGATCGTCCTCTACACCGCCTTCAAGGTGCCCTTCACCACCTTCCTCGTCCGCGCCTACCTGCTGGGGCAGCCGGTGGAGGTGGAGGAGGCGGCGCTGATCGACGGGGCGAGCCGCTGGCAGACCTTCTGGCGCGTGGTCGTCCCGATGGCCCGCCCGATCCTGGTCTCCGCCGCGCTCCTCCAGGCGCTGTTCTCCTGGAACGAGTACGCCTTCGCGCTCGTCTTCATCACCGACGACCGCCTCAAGACGCTGCCCGTGGGGCTCGCAGACATGGCCGGGCGCCTGAACTCCGACTGGCCGATGCTCTTCGCCGGCCTGACCATCGCCGCGCTGCCCATGATCGTGATCTTCCTGGTCGCCCAGCGGCACTTCGTCCGCGGCCTGTCCGAGGGGTTCGGCAAGTGAGCGCGGGCGGCCCGGTGCGGCGGTGCCCTGGTGACGGCGGTGCGGCGCACCGGCTCCGGTGATCGTGCGGGGGCGGCGCGAGCGTTGCAGGATGTTGCCATGCTGCTGGCCCGACTCGCACAGGTGTCCGGGGAGGTCGCCGCCACCTCGGCGCGGTCCCAGAAGATCAAGCTGCTGGCCGAGCTGTTCCGCCAGGCCGAACCGGACGACGCGCCGGTGGCCATCGCGTATCTGGCCGGGCGGCTGCCGCAGGGGCGGATCGGCGTCGGCTGGAGCGTGCTGCGCCACCCCGTACCGCCCGCGGACACCGCCACGCTGACCGTCCTCGGTACGGACGCGGCCCTGACCGCCCTGGCCGCCGTCGCCGGGCCGGGCTCCCAGGCCGAGCGGCGCCGCCTCGTCCAGGAGCTGCTGGGCGCCGCGACCGAGGAGGAGCAGCGGTTCCTCGTCGGCCTGCTGACCGGCGAGGTGCGGCAGGGCGCGCTCGACGCCGTCGCCGCCGAGGCGATCGCCGCGGCGGCCGAGGTGCCGGTCGCGGACGTACGGCGGGCCGTGATGCTGGCCGGGTCCCTGGAGGAGGTGGCCCGCGGTCTGCTCGCCGAGGGGGCCCCGGCGCTGGCGGAGTTCCGGCTGACGGTGGGGCGGCCCGTCGGGCCCATGCTGGCGCACGGCGCGAAGTCCCTGGCGGAGGCGGTCGACAAGGCCGGCCGGTGCGCCGTGGAGGAGAAGCTGGACGGCATCCGGGTGCAGGTGCACCGGGACGGCTCGTACGTACGGATCTACACCCGCACCCTCGATGACGTCACCGACCGGCTCCCCGAGATCACCGAGGCCGCGCTGGCGCTCGACGCGCCGTGCTTCATCCTGGACGGCGAGGCCATCGCCCTCGGCGACGACGGGCGCCCGCTGCCGTTCCAGCAGATCGCGGGCCGGTTCGGCTCCCGCGTGGACGTGGCCGCCGCCCGGGCCGCGCTGCCGCTCTCCCCGGTCTTCTTCGACGTACTCGCCGTGGGCGACCGGGACCTCCTGGACCTGCCCGGCGACCGGCGGCACGCGGAGCTGGTCCGGCTGGTCCCGGAGGAGCGGCGGGTACGGCGCGTGGTGGTCGAGGACCCGGCCGACACCGCCGCGCGCGAGGCCGCCGAGGACTTCTGGGCCGAGACGCTGCGTCGGGGCCACGAGGGCGTCATGGTCAAGGCGCTGGACGCGCCGTACAGCGCGGGCCGCCGCGGCGCCGCCTGGCTGAAGGTGAAGCCGGTGCACACGCTCGACCTGGTGGTGCTGGCCGCCGAGTGGGGACACGGCCGCCGCACCGGCAAGCTCTCCAACCTCCATCTCGGCGCCCGCGGCCCGGACGGCACGTTCGTGATGCTCGGCAAGACCTTCAAGGGCCTCACCGACGTCATGCTGGCCTGGCAGACGGAACGTTTGCGCGAGCTGTCCGTGGACGAGACCGGCTACGTCGTGACCGTACGCCCCGAGCTGGTCGTCGAGATCGCGTACGACGGCCTGCAGACCTCGACCCGCTACCCGGCGGGGGTGACGCTGAGATTCGCTCGCGTGGTGCGCTATCGCGAGGACAAGACGGCCGCCGAGGCGGACACGATCGAAACCGTCCTCGCCGCGCACGACCGGCCGGTGCCGGGCGGCCCGGCCGGCACCGGCCCGCCGGGCGCCGCCGGGGAGCCGGGCCCCGACGGCTGACCGGAGACCGCCGGACGCTTGCGTCCCGCCGCGGCCCCGGATGTCCGCCCCGCCCGTTTGCTCTGGCACTATGACGGGACAGGGCCCCGATCGCTGGTCAGGGCCCTGGACGGAGGCACCGCCTGCGTGAAATCGATTACCCGACCCATGGCGAAGGAGAGGTGTCCGGGTCGCACCAGCCGTGGGCGCTCCGTCCGCCGGGCCGGTGCGCCGCCGTCCGTCCGCGCTCTTTCGGTAACAGCCCTTCAGCTGTGCACCAAGAGATCCACTTCAACACCTTCAGCTGAGCAAAGGGGCTCTTCCGTTGGCCAGAAAGATCATTCTCGACTGCGACCCCGGGCACGACGACGCCATCGCCATGCTCCTGGCGCACGGCAATCCCGACATCGACCTGGTCGCCGTGACGACCGTGGTCGGGAACCAGACCCTGGAGAAGGTCACCCGTAACGCGCTGTCCGTCGCCCGGATCGCCGGCATCACCGGCGTGCCGTTCGCGGCCGGCTGCCCCCGGCCCCTCGTACGGACCATCGAGAACGCGCCGGAGATCCACGGCGACACCGGCCTGGACGGCCCGGACCTGCCCGAGCCGGACATCGAACTCGACCGCCGGCACGCCGTCGACCTCATCATCGACACGGTGATGTCGCACGAGCCGGGCGAGATCACCATCGTCCCCACCGCGGGCCTGACGAACATCGCGATGGCCGTGCGCAAGGAGCCCCGGATCGCCGAGCGCGTCCGCGAGGTCGTGCTGATGGGCGGCGGCTACCACGAGGGCAACTGGAGCGCGGTCGCCGAGTTCAACATCGTCATCGACCCGCACGCCGCGCACATCGTCTTCAACGAGCGCTGGCCCGTCACCATGGTCGGCCTGGACCTCACCCACCAGGCGCTGGCCACCCCCGAGGTCACCAAGAAGATCGCCGACGTCGGCACCAAGCCCGCCACGTTCGTCCTGGAACTGCTGGACTTCTTCCGCGACGCCTACCGGGAGAACCAGGGCTTCGAGTACCCGCCCGTGCACGACCCGTGCGCCGTCGCGTACGTCATCGACCCGGACGTGATGACCGTCCGCAAGGCCCCGGTGGACATCGAGCTGACCGGCGGCCTGACCATGGGCATGACCGTCACCGACTTCCGCTGGCCGATCCCCGAGGACTGCCGCACCCAGGTCGCCGTCCAGCTCGACCACGAACGGTTCTGGAACCTGGTGGTGGACGCCCTCGAACGCATCGGTGACGTTCAGGCATGAGCGCACCGCACATCGCACGGCCCGCCGAAACGGCGGGTCCGGGGCGCACCGTACGGGTCGGCGTGCTGGTCACCGCGCTGCTGACGGCCTGCATCGCCTTCCAGCTCAACGCCAGCATGCTCAGCCCCGCGCTGAAGAACATCGAGGACAGCCTCGGCGCCACCTCCGCCGAGATCGGGCTGACCCAGACCGCGTTCTTCACCTCGGCGGCGCTGTTCTCGCTGTTCCTGCCGCGGCTCGGGGACATCGTCGGCCGCCGCAAGGTGCTCGCCGGGATGATGGCGCTGATGGTCGTCGGCTGTGTGGTCGCGGCGCTGGCGCAGAGCGTGCCGATGCTGTTCGTCGGCCGCGCCATCCAGGGCGTCTCCGGCCCGACCGTACCGCTGTGTCTGATCATGCTGCGGGTCGAGGTCACCGAGCCCAAGCGCTACGGCACCCTGCTCGGCGTGATCACCGCGGTCAACGGCGGCATCGCCGGCGTCGACTCGCTCGCCGGCGGCTACCTCGCCGACCGGCACGGCTTCGCGGCGGTCTTCTGGGCGATGGCCGTCGTCGCCGCGATCGCCACCGCCCTCGTCGCCACCATGGCCCCCGAGTCCAAGGTGCCCGAGAGCCACCGCATGGACTGGCCGGGCGTCGTGCTGCTGGTCGTCTCCGTCGGCTCGCTGCTCGTCGCGCTCAACGAGGCGGGCAAGCTGGCCGCCGCCGACTGGCCGCTGATCGCGGTCCTGGTGGTCGTGGCCGCGGCCGCGTTCTGGCTGTTCTGGCGCACCGAGGACCGCTCCGGGCACCCCCTGGTCGCCACGCGGCACCTGCGGCAGCGCTCCACCTGGGCGACGCTGCTGACCACGATGCTCACGATGACCGGCGTCTTCGCCGTCATGAACGGGCTCATCCCGGCGTTCGCCCAGGATGCCCAGGCCGGGCTCGGCATGTCGGCCGAGCAGTCCGCGTGGTGGACGCTGACCCCGTACGCCATCGCCGGGCTCGCCATGGGCCCGCTCGCCGGCCGGCTGGCGGCCACCTTCGGGTACGGCCGGGTGCTGCGCCTGGGCCTGGTCGGCGCGGCGGCGACCGTCGTGCTGATGATCGTCACGCTCTCC encodes:
- a CDS encoding acyltransferase family protein translates to MLYAAPEHPPGSRGETRRPRLRVLDGLRLLAALMVLAYHYITLRDGWGGDPTAFSPVVYHLSEYGWLGVEVFFLISGFVICMSAWGRSLGDFVTSRVSRLYPAYWVAVLLTAAVLTVWPNVRSADNWETVLTNLTMLQQGLGVPDVDDAYWTLFIELKFYLLFAIVVFRGVTYRRCVLFCGLWTVAGVVALKSNSDLLSVWAIAPYSPYFIAGIAFYLMHRFRPTVLLWAIVAISFLLAQHYLRGRLVMNLGAKADLAQGWPVRLAVLLAFALMAAIALGWFDKLQWRWLSTAGSLTYPLYLLHMYVGFTLIDLLRSRVPAAVLLPGIVVFMLALSWVVHRYVERPLGRKIRVAMQKSVEEMRFHSRGKMSGTLPAKQREIVREERKPDPELLH
- a CDS encoding YkvA family protein: MSGEMWAIVVIVAVLLAVMVGAAIVLLVKVVRARAVLREAGVPLENKIAYWGALLYVLSPVDLLPDPVLLDDIGVLLLALRSLHAAAEASGVGRGKRSPSSREVEAGA
- a CDS encoding LacI family DNA-binding transcriptional regulator; protein product: MTTNRRSGPHRPATIPDVAREAGVSRSTASRALADYGSVSPEARERVRAAAEKLGYRPNQLARSMITGRTHTLGAVIADIQNPFFAGVTRGITDAARAAGYQILLANTDEDPAAERAAVKTLRDKHVDGLIVAPASTTDTAHLTAAHDGGCPVVLLDRRVPRLDLDSVTVDNHGAAQDAVRRLLAMGHRRIALVSLVGNAATDDPVDPGSTGLARIEGYRAALREAGVEDTGAYLRTGAFHGQDPAVLARDLLDSPEPPTAVFATDSLIALGVLSAARELGLRVPEDLSVVTFDDTDWARAVRPRVTVVAQPVQELGATAVRSLIARVQGGTHPPEHITLPTEFIERESVARATRRRK
- a CDS encoding SIS domain-containing protein yields the protein MTTATLPLKPITEDFKEAVAFALSQHETARAFVAEAVEGGLRNVFLVGCGGSLTASYPVHFLLETRAGFPVFHMNSDEFNLRKPALLGEGSLVLVSSHTGTTKETVAAAHYAKSTGAKVAALTRDDDSPLAQAADIAFTYRSEDTVVAPKGVLFGQLAYALLEKTGVEGDYAAIRKAYEALPDALHTAQEEGEALAHSIATALADEPVTYVLSAGPNYGAGYGFTMCYLMEMQWKHGGSYHAGEFFHGAFEVVTEDQPVILFLGEDATRPMAERTKRFLDKYTRKAHYVDSRIFSLPGVPEEVRGDITPIALDVFGTRLARHYESVRGHDLDKRRYMFQVEY
- a CDS encoding PfkB family carbohydrate kinase, yielding MRICGLGDNVVDRYPRRGLMYPGGNALNVAVHAARCGAEAAYLGVTGSDAAGRHVRAALAAEGVSTERARIAAGPNAYATVHLDDDGNRTFGDCDETISLFTPDDADLRWLRGFDLVHTGDCSGMEEHLPRLAAACPVSFDFSDRPWSYAEPLLPFVRSAVLSRPDADADEAADLLARAHRRGAKLAVVTRGARGALLSYEGTTHLQGVVPVQATDTLGAGDSFIAALHVALHRGRPLADAAGYAATYAAAVCTLPGAFGRPLALDGAHPRAPSRRP
- a CDS encoding ABC transporter substrate-binding protein, which produces MRRTPAAVAGTLLVALLTLLVSGCGQAPVRVTPNDFALDGPPRGHLTILEKWADPEYAPYFRSAVRAYERRNPGVTIDLQAVGDQPYKDRIAVLAASREMPDIYFAWPGRYARKFADGKLAADLSEPLKDTAWGRTFEPGALNAFTFDGRPYGVPLDMDAKVFAYNKEIFAAAGVERKPRTFPELLAACDRIAAAGHTPLAFGNQYGWPAGHLLTQFNAMEVPPAVLARDYDGDGGEGAFTHPGYQRAFEDLAQLKKHCMGPSGTSMSHESAQNRLLYGKAAMQYLETLEFSYLSTKGGAPEKFAKNWDFFTMPAIPGAAGSARAVAGGADGLLVANSSPNKALAVDFLKFLTGPEQARKVVRDLGWLSAVKGAADAARLKGLPEAQRTLASKDMALWLDTRADDKIVNPYLSAAEAVLGGRTTAAQAVRQVREGARQAHRFRVRD
- a CDS encoding carbohydrate ABC transporter permease, whose translation is MQRRRFRHALYAAPALALIALFVYYPIVENIRLSLFKFSVFQPGMRYVGLENYRQALQDPVFWKALANNLCYAVTSVVFQVGAALVLAAILEAVIGQRLRGLLRTVYFIPAAVSMTVAGLLFQFLYQPDAGLINSALDTLGLGRFAHDWLGDPDTSVWGVINMSQWQSFGYTTMLLTVAVQRIPRELYEAATVDGAGRIRTFFAVTVPMVREMTTLLVILTVSGAFLVFNEVMVMTGGGPSNSSQTLGTWLYASAFTGDDMGYAAAIGTVMFAITFVAGAVQLLHSRRKAVAA
- a CDS encoding carbohydrate ABC transporter permease, encoding MTLTLHKPAPADTPPAAPAARRGPARSGSVVLRILTYCGLAALAVAVVYPLCWMALSGLKTNGEIFSDPWGLPAHPDWGTYADAWHQGVLGYLLNSALVTAASVLAVVLISAWAAYGLTRLAIPFSQPALLLVLGAMMLSPTVALVPLTQLLQALHIYDTYWALIVLYTAFKVPFTTFLVRAYLLGQPVEVEEAALIDGASRWQTFWRVVVPMARPILVSAALLQALFSWNEYAFALVFITDDRLKTLPVGLADMAGRLNSDWPMLFAGLTIAALPMIVIFLVAQRHFVRGLSEGFGK
- a CDS encoding ATP-dependent DNA ligase, whose amino-acid sequence is MLLARLAQVSGEVAATSARSQKIKLLAELFRQAEPDDAPVAIAYLAGRLPQGRIGVGWSVLRHPVPPADTATLTVLGTDAALTALAAVAGPGSQAERRRLVQELLGAATEEEQRFLVGLLTGEVRQGALDAVAAEAIAAAAEVPVADVRRAVMLAGSLEEVARGLLAEGAPALAEFRLTVGRPVGPMLAHGAKSLAEAVDKAGRCAVEEKLDGIRVQVHRDGSYVRIYTRTLDDVTDRLPEITEAALALDAPCFILDGEAIALGDDGRPLPFQQIAGRFGSRVDVAAARAALPLSPVFFDVLAVGDRDLLDLPGDRRHAELVRLVPEERRVRRVVVEDPADTAAREAAEDFWAETLRRGHEGVMVKALDAPYSAGRRGAAWLKVKPVHTLDLVVLAAEWGHGRRTGKLSNLHLGARGPDGTFVMLGKTFKGLTDVMLAWQTERLRELSVDETGYVVTVRPELVVEIAYDGLQTSTRYPAGVTLRFARVVRYREDKTAAEADTIETVLAAHDRPVPGGPAGTGPPGAAGEPGPDG